A single Biomphalaria glabrata chromosome 2, xgBioGlab47.1, whole genome shotgun sequence DNA region contains:
- the LOC106050969 gene encoding cadherin-99C-like, translated as MLEFSDIKSTHLYVTSLYLLSAEPPGYESYFITTSALYRSNTKQYRCDIEKSGGRIVYRSNTSSIELIIEAQEQSPNARTEYASVLVSVLPSNLNPPVITYNSNTGYIFENSSVGARVYTDAAASTTLLKLAFTDPETSSSDLPVQFTTTVSAGQPFAVTQEGYIVLNSSVLDYEATTKYVLTVTVTKATSPWYSATVTVTVNVLNVNDNSPVILVPDNYSVTVTAGNYTTTAPRVIVTVQATDIDFGPPQFKLNRVVPANATSKFSVSQNGSLSVTGSLSPGDVFAVYVTASDLGKPVRSTEAFVVVSVPISCRKSPRKYLVYINEEETINATVYVPIEGQPLPLP; from the exons ATGCTTGAATTTTCTGACATCAAAAGTACACATTTATATGTgacatctctctatctcttatcAGCTGAGCCGCCAGGCTACGAAAGCTACTTCATAACCACGTCTGCACTcta TAGGTCAAATACTAAACAGTACAGATGTGACATCGAGAAATCTGGAGGTCGCATTGTGTACAGATCGAACACTAGCAGTATTGAACTTATTATTGAG GCACAAGAGCAGTCCCCAAATGCCCGAACTGAGTACGCTTCTGTACTTGTGTCTGTACTGCCCTCAAACCTGAACCCTCCAGTCATTACTTATAATTCAAACACAGGATATATCTTTGAGAATTCCTCCGTTGGTGCAAGAGTTTATACTGATGCAGCAGCCAGTACAACGTTATTGAAGTTGGCATTTACAGACCCCGAAACC TCCTCATCAGATCTTCCAGTACAATTTACAACAACTGTGAGTGCTGGACAACCATTCGCCGTGACACAAGAAGGCTACATTGTACTCAATAGCTCTGTCCTTGACTACGAAGCCACGACAAAGTATGTTCTTACA GTCACTGTCACAAAAGCAACTTCGCCATGGTATTCAGCCACAGTTACTGTCACTGTCAATGTTCTGAATGTCAATGACAACAGCCCTGTCATACTGGTACCTGACAATTACAGTGTAACAGTGACAGCTGGCAACTATACCACCACGGCCCCACGGGTGATTGTAACG GTCCAGGCCACTGATATAGACTTTGGACCACCTCAGTTTAAGCTCAACAGAGTCGTCCCAGCTAACGCCACTTCCAAGTTCTCGGTCTCACAGAATGGTTCCCTCAGTGTCACTGGGTCACTGAGCCCGGGTGACGTATTCGCTGTCTACGTGACAGCATCAGATCTTGGTAAACCGGTCAGAAG CACTGAAGCCTTTGTAGTCGTTAGTGTTCCAATAAGTTGCAGGAAGTCACCCAGAAAATATCTTGTGTACATTAACGAGGAAGAGACTATCAACGCTACAGTCTATGTCCCT ATTGAAGGTCAGCCGTTGCCGTTACCTTAA